In Enterobacter sp. 638, a single window of DNA contains:
- the mepS gene encoding bifunctional murein DD-endopeptidase/murein LD-carboxypeptidase produces the protein MVKSQPILRYILRGIPAIAVAVLLSACSSTNTAKNMHPETRVVGMEDASSLQASQDEFENMVRNLDVKSRIMDQYADWKGVRYRLGGSTKKGIDCSGFVQRTFREQFGLDLPRSTYEQQETGKSISRTKLRTGDLVLFRAGSTGRHVGIYIGNDQFVHASTSSGVTISSMNEPYWKKRYNEARRVLTRS, from the coding sequence ATGGTCAAATCTCAACCGATTTTGAGATATATCTTGCGGGGAATCCCGGCAATAGCAGTTGCAGTACTGCTGTCTGCATGTAGTTCGACAAACACTGCAAAGAATATGCATCCTGAGACGCGTGTTGTGGGCATGGAAGATGCCTCGTCACTGCAAGCCTCTCAGGATGAATTTGAGAATATGGTACGTAATCTGGACGTTAAGTCTCGTATCATGGACCAGTATGCTGACTGGAAAGGCGTGCGTTATCGTCTGGGCGGCAGCACCAAAAAAGGTATCGATTGTTCCGGTTTTGTACAGCGTACGTTCCGTGAGCAATTCGGGTTAGACCTTCCGCGTTCTACTTACGAACAGCAGGAAACAGGTAAATCCATTTCGCGTACGAAACTGCGTACCGGTGATTTAGTGCTGTTCCGCGCGGGTTCAACCGGTCGACACGTTGGGATTTACATCGGCAACGACCAGTTTGTTCATGCATCCACCAGCAGCGGTGTGACGATTTCCAGCATGAACGAGCCATACTGGAAGAAGCGCTATAACGAAGCGCGCCGTGTTCTGACCCGCAGTTAA
- a CDS encoding cyclic di-GMP phosphodiesterase, with protein sequence MFTRYFSTSRKVLTGSILAGLLVALLCGMLQFFLSYHKREVRFDTLIVDLRVYMESYFSELKTSIDTLQPFILDSCQEVRDELTSRAAFSLNVRAFLLVKDNVAFCSSATGAMNTPLAELIPTLNVNKPIDMALLPGTPMLPHNPAIAIWYQNPLVKGGGVFTSININLTPYLLYTARQDEFAGIAIIIGDTALSTDSNRLVNIHDLHGTATRSTTLKDVPLTINLYGQAWTIDEILFALFFGLISGIAAGTLSYYILSIRLSPGKEILTAIKQGQFYVVYQPVVDAAKLEMSGVEVLMRWKHPTMGEIPPDAFINFAEAQKLIVPLTLHLFELIGRDAPQLQTVLPAGAKLGVNIAPGHLHADSFKDDMRQFGASLPPDHFQVVLEITERDMINQLEAAPLFEWLQHEGFEIAIDDFGTGHSALIYLERFTMDYLKIDRGFVNAIGTETVTSPVLDAVLTLARRLNMVTVAEGVETPEQAAWLREHGVNYLQGYWISRPMPLGQFLKWQPDFVKDSE encoded by the coding sequence ATGTTCACCCGTTACTTTTCCACCAGCCGTAAAGTCCTGACAGGCAGTATTCTGGCGGGCTTACTCGTCGCCCTCCTCTGCGGAATGCTGCAATTTTTCCTTAGCTATCATAAGCGGGAAGTGAGATTCGACACCCTCATTGTCGACCTTCGTGTGTACATGGAGAGCTACTTCTCCGAGCTTAAAACGTCCATTGATACCTTGCAGCCCTTTATTCTGGATAGCTGTCAGGAGGTGCGCGATGAGTTAACCTCGCGTGCCGCGTTTAGCCTCAACGTTCGTGCCTTTCTATTGGTAAAAGACAACGTCGCGTTTTGTTCTTCAGCAACAGGTGCCATGAATACTCCTTTGGCTGAACTCATACCCACGCTGAATGTTAATAAACCCATCGACATGGCGCTTTTGCCCGGAACACCGATGTTGCCGCACAATCCCGCTATCGCTATCTGGTACCAAAATCCACTGGTAAAAGGCGGCGGTGTCTTCACGTCGATCAATATCAATTTGACGCCGTATCTCCTTTATACCGCGCGCCAGGACGAATTCGCGGGTATTGCGATTATTATTGGCGATACGGCGTTATCCACCGACTCAAACCGCCTGGTCAATATTCACGATTTGCATGGAACGGCCACCCGCAGTACGACGCTTAAAGACGTGCCGCTCACCATCAATCTCTACGGGCAAGCGTGGACCATCGACGAAATCCTGTTTGCATTATTTTTTGGTTTGATAAGCGGCATTGCCGCGGGAACGCTTTCCTATTACATCCTCTCCATTCGATTGAGTCCTGGCAAAGAGATCCTGACGGCCATCAAGCAAGGTCAATTTTATGTGGTCTATCAGCCTGTTGTTGATGCTGCAAAACTGGAAATGTCGGGCGTCGAAGTGCTGATGCGCTGGAAACATCCGACCATGGGTGAAATCCCGCCAGATGCGTTTATCAATTTTGCCGAAGCGCAGAAACTGATTGTGCCTCTGACGTTACATCTCTTTGAGCTTATTGGTCGCGATGCGCCACAGTTACAAACGGTGCTACCCGCAGGTGCAAAACTCGGTGTTAACATAGCGCCTGGACATCTGCATGCCGACAGTTTTAAAGACGACATGCGCCAATTTGGCGCGTCGTTACCCCCGGATCACTTCCAGGTGGTGCTCGAAATCACCGAGCGCGACATGATCAATCAGCTCGAAGCCGCGCCATTATTTGAATGGCTACAGCACGAAGGGTTTGAGATTGCCATCGACGATTTTGGGACAGGCCACAGCGCGCTGATTTATCTGGAACGTTTTACGATGGATTATCTTAAGATCGATCGCGGCTTTGTGAACGCCATCGGAACAGAAACCGTCACGTCGCCGGTGCTCGACGCCGTATTGACGCTGGCGCGGCGGCTCAATATGGTCACGGTTGCGGAAGGTGTTGAAACGCCAGAACAGGCGGCATGGTTGCGTGAACACGGGGTAAATTACCTGCAGGGCTACTGGATTAGTCGCCCAATGCCGCTGGGTCAATTTCTGAAATGGCAGCCAGATTTCGTTAAAGACAGTGAATAA
- a CDS encoding extracellular solute-binding protein — MTMRFVLLLLALFSVTCQAQTIKESYAFAVLGEPKYDANFTHFDYVNPAAPKGGNITLSAMGTFDNFNRFALRGVAAERTDSLYDTLFVTSDDEPGSYYPLVAEAVRYADDFSWAEVTLNPRARFHDGSPVKASDVAFTFHKFMTEGVPQFRIVFKGTTVKTIAPLTVRIQLAEPSKESMLSLFSLPVMPESFWKDHKLSDPISTPPLAGGPYRITSWRMGQYLVYSRVKDYWAANLPVNRGRWNFDTIRYDYYLDDNVAFEAFKAGAFDMREEVSAKNWATRYIGKNFANHYIVKDEQKNESAQDTRWLAFNIQRPVFADRRVRQAITLAFDFEWMNKALFYDAYSRTNSYFQNTEYAARDYPDAAELTLLAPLKAEVPPEVFTTIFVPPTSKGSGYDRDNLLKASALLDEAGWVLKNQKRVNAQGKPLTFELLLSSGGNNQWVLPFQHNLERLGITLDIRQVDNAQITNRMRNRDYDMMTRLWQAQPWPSANLRISWASEYINSSYNAPGVSSPAIDMLIGKIIAAQGDKEKLLPLGRALDRVLTWNYYMLPMWFMAKDRLAYWDKFSKPSVRPIYSMGFENWWYDVNKAAKLPAERR, encoded by the coding sequence ATGACTATGCGCTTCGTTTTGCTACTGCTGGCGTTGTTCAGCGTGACCTGCCAGGCGCAGACCATTAAAGAGAGCTATGCCTTTGCCGTTTTGGGTGAACCCAAATACGACGCTAACTTTACCCACTTTGATTACGTTAATCCCGCTGCGCCAAAAGGCGGGAACATCACGCTCTCCGCAATGGGGACGTTCGATAACTTTAACCGCTTTGCGCTGCGTGGTGTGGCCGCGGAGCGCACCGATTCGCTCTATGACACGCTCTTTGTCACCTCAGACGATGAGCCAGGAAGCTACTATCCACTCGTCGCCGAAGCGGTGCGTTACGCTGATGATTTTTCGTGGGCAGAAGTCACGCTCAACCCCCGCGCGCGTTTTCATGATGGGTCGCCGGTAAAAGCCAGCGATGTCGCTTTTACCTTTCATAAATTTATGACCGAAGGCGTTCCGCAGTTCCGTATTGTATTCAAAGGAACAACGGTAAAAACGATTGCGCCATTGACCGTGCGTATCCAGCTGGCGGAGCCCAGCAAAGAGAGCATGCTGAGTCTTTTCTCGTTGCCCGTCATGCCGGAATCATTCTGGAAAGATCACAAGCTGAGTGACCCGATTTCCACGCCTCCACTGGCTGGCGGCCCGTACCGCATCACTAGCTGGAGGATGGGGCAATATCTTGTTTACTCGCGCGTGAAAGACTACTGGGCCGCGAATTTACCGGTCAATCGCGGCCGCTGGAATTTCGACACTATCCGCTACGACTACTATCTCGACGATAACGTCGCCTTCGAAGCGTTCAAAGCCGGTGCATTCGATATGCGCGAGGAAGTCAGCGCCAAAAACTGGGCCACCCGCTATATCGGCAAGAATTTTGCGAATCATTACATCGTCAAAGATGAGCAAAAAAACGAATCAGCGCAGGACACTCGCTGGCTGGCATTTAATATACAGCGCCCTGTTTTCGCCGACAGGCGTGTACGTCAGGCTATTACCCTCGCCTTTGATTTTGAGTGGATGAACAAGGCGCTGTTTTACGATGCCTACAGCAGGACCAACAGCTATTTCCAGAATACAGAATACGCCGCCCGCGATTACCCCGACGCGGCTGAGCTTACGTTGCTCGCCCCCTTGAAAGCTGAAGTCCCCCCTGAAGTTTTCACGACCATTTTTGTTCCGCCCACCTCTAAAGGGAGCGGTTACGATCGTGATAATTTACTTAAAGCCAGCGCATTACTGGATGAAGCCGGCTGGGTGTTAAAAAATCAAAAACGGGTGAATGCCCAGGGCAAACCGCTCACCTTTGAGCTGCTGCTCTCCTCTGGCGGAAATAATCAGTGGGTTCTGCCGTTCCAGCACAATCTGGAACGACTCGGAATCACTCTGGACATCCGTCAGGTTGATAACGCGCAGATAACCAACCGAATGCGCAATCGTGACTACGATATGATGACGCGCCTGTGGCAGGCCCAGCCATGGCCCAGCGCTAACTTACGCATCTCATGGGCCTCGGAATATATAAACTCTTCATATAACGCCCCAGGCGTCTCAAGCCCGGCAATCGACATGCTGATCGGCAAAATCATTGCGGCGCAAGGCGATAAAGAAAAATTGCTTCCGCTAGGCCGCGCGCTTGACCGGGTATTGACCTGGAATTACTACATGCTGCCGATGTGGTTTATGGCTAAGGATCGTCTGGCCTACTGGGACAAATTCTCTAAGCCATCCGTACGCCCTATTTACTCGATGGGATTTGAAAACTGGTGGTACGACGTCAATAAAGCCGCAAAACTGCCTGCAGAGCGGCGCTAA